The sequence cgaaaaaggtgtttttggcgagacgcgctatagaactcgttgaaagcaatcggtctctcataaatctcaccctcaatagcaccacgtttggctaaaatatcggctctttcattgcctggaatggagcaatatgccgggacccaaactattgtgatttgataattattgttcaatatgtcgttcagacactgttttattttgcccaagaaaaacggttcatttttgccagcagcgtttgaacgaatggcttcaattgcactcagactatctataAAGAGAATATAATGCTTTCGAGATTATgtaacgattacactcaaactataatgaactgctgctaactctgctatataaacagatgcaggttcttgaggcctaaatgaagccgaaacattattgttgaatataccaaacccattagcctcttcaattcgtgatccgtccgtgtaaaatattttctcagagtcaatatgccaaaacttacttgtaaatatttttgggatttccatcgagcgtaggtgttccgggattctacGCACTTcgtgctgcatggatgtgtcgaaaaataaagttgagtcagggacatttaagaggctgacacggataggaatatatattGATTCCTGTGACATACTGtcgtgaatcttgtttgagattgaagctcaactagcctttcgaactCATTAATAACCAGAGGTTTCAGTACCTAACATCTTATTAGcaatcgcgatgaaagctcccaaaaacgatctttcaatggaagaactcccttcagaacttcaagactcattgtatgtgtcgaatgcatgctatcaaactacattgttaccgacgatattgACAACACGCTGCAGTAATATAAAGTAAATACCGTAATGGAATCTGTCACTTGGGTTACAAACTATCCTATCATCTCAATAGAAGAGAACCTTTTATCTCGatgctagtgttcatttgggcaagcATAGCCTAGATTgtctggtatggaaagtgcggaaGCTGCAAACCCCCATCCTCGATCAGAGTGGCTCATAAAGGTAAAAAAAGATTAGAAGATTGAAAAATGTCCATCGGCTTCTGAAACATGGCCAGTCTTGCCTCAGTAAGCGCCCCAACTCTTTTCGACTGTGACGATTCCTACACTTTATTCTTGTTTGTTTTGCCGTACACTTTACCATTTATATCATAATGAAAAATTACTGACCCATATTCGGTGTTACATTCTGACAGTTTTTCATTTAATACCAATCTTCCACATCCATTTTGGGAATATTAATTTTAGTGCACTCTTTGATATATTCAGATgccttattttttcaaaaagtcaaCAAACTTTGAAAGAAACCAGCGCTAGGTAGCAGtcgctaaaataaaaaaaaaatcaaacagttgTAAATTGTGATAATCGATACTATGGCAGAAAACACAGCTTCAGCTGTTCTGTTCGCAGCAGGAGCAACAATTTACGAATTGTGCTAACAAACATAAACACGCAAAAAACTCATAATCGCTTGGCATTCAGCGAGACTGGACGGCGTGCCAACTACCAATCAAACACAAATCGTTTgcgaaacaaatcaaaacaagaCACGAcgtcatcaccatcatcatcatcagcgtcAGAAGGAAAGGAAAGGTCACATCATGACAAGTAGCTGCAGTTTTGCGGCGGCACTCGTAAGTTCTCAACCAGTTCTCGCATTGCCTTTGTTAGTCCGAATATCAATGTTTTCATTGCTAACATTATACATTACTTACAGATTTGCGTAATACATTTGGTCGCAGCTTCCGCACCGCCGCCACCGCCTCAGCAGAAAAAGTGTGGCCTGTATGGGCAAGCACCATGTACCTTTGTTCCGGCTCCGCCAGGAATGACACCCAAGTGTGCATCACCCGGGAGAACGTACTGCGAGCATAACTCCGACTATCCTACGTGAGTATTCATTTGTCATTTGGTTTATTGGTTCGGAACACAGTAAAACACTTTCAACTGCAATAGAAATTAGGATGTGAGTTTTATTAGAAATAAAGAAGCAACTTGAAGATGTTAGCTACCTTCTTAGCTTGTTTGTACCAAAAATATTACGGTAACCGAATAATCACAcattcgaagaaaatatatcaataaatATAGAAATTCAGCTGTTTGTAAAGTCAGTAGTCCACTTTTTTGTTTGGAAGGGAAGATAGGATTTATTTTGGCTGTGAACCTTTCAACGATTTATTAAAAATCGTAGTTAAATCAAATACTTCAGTAGTTATTTTCTATGTTGTTTAAAATAATACTGCATaggagaacttttttcaatagtGATTTTCTGATCCTGAAAATTCGGCAGTTAGAGAACAAAACATTATATCAAAtaggaaaatcaatttttcggaATACTTATCATTGGTGAAGAAGAAAATGTAATAAAAATCGAATCACTATTGGTTACCTAGTTCTCTTTATTACAGAGACTTTCAGTCAATTTAACTGATTCGTCTCTAGAAGAAAAATTATCATCGACACGAATGATAGTATTTCATCATATTTTCTGTCAGCTCGATCGAATAAATCTGGCGGCACGCTGGCcgttttttcttcaaatcggtGTCGTTACAAAAATGTCGGCGGTGGCAATGCACAGATCTAGTTatatcaggcccgtgcgcaggggggggggggaggttgGTGATGTTAACCCCACCCCccatggaagatttttcaacatgaggttccatgaacaatcgagtacttattatataaacTTGATAAACCTTCCCTTGAACCCTCTCCTCCTGAACCCTCTCCTCCTGAACCCCCTCTTCAATGGTTCTGTTTGCACGGGTCTGAGTTCGGTGGATTTGGTACGTTTTCACAAAACTCaagagcaataaaaaaaatctacagaacaataaaaaaaatctacagaGGTCGGATGAAAAAGCTAGAGAATCGCTCGATAAATTGTATCAACATAAAAGAAGACTACATTGAATAAACTGAACTGAAATCAGAAAAGattgttcctgtaccttctgtaaccaaggatggcttttatcgtatcaaagtacgttcactggcaactcttcacacgattgaatcagtgccatcaaagagagacggatatcatcgcaacagcaaaacccggcatggctcatttaacatagaatcgacaccagtgcgagagcgaatttctctcgatgacctgtctgagaatcaaaggttagcacgctgctgtggggatcctctctgaagcaacaaacggtcgcttattcttgttttcgatccgattctatacgggcagtggatagttgcgatagaatcatttaactattgccgcttattctaactatgtgcataaaaccattgtataagttgtgtctatgaaaatgtctgtgaatgctccacacaagggttttgaaatattgcaaccgggtatgagaatcatcaagttgaattatcgattcgattttctgcgataattgtcaacttgcgattctctcttgggaaactccacacagcaacgatcattatcagactgtaattttttttaagggcgtgaaatactcagagtatgaagtggagcgaagaaatgtagcaaaattctctcacggttcatgcattgaaagactcgagttcttgtagcatcttctaccggattgaaaatgttgtatacaatatagatagcaatatagcagcttctgtcaaattttcggcaatcaccaacactgtctgTAACTATTCCCGTAGTCTGTATCTTTTCTTGTATTATCTTTACTTGTGTCTGAAATTTATGTACTGCTCATGTAATTTCTGTTCCTATGTCTGTATTTTCCTCACTTTCTGTATTTGTTCCTATACTTTATATACATGCTTCTGTTCCTGTACGTGTATTTTCTGTACCTGTTCCCGTACTGTCTGTACCTTTAATTTCTGCAATTGTTCCTGTATCCTTCATTTTCCTGTACTTGCTCCGGTATCTTCGGGCTTGTTCCTGTTATTTCTGTACTTGATCATGTACTTTATggtagagatgtccatctcctctgtgtgacgaagagcaagcgaaATTTCCCccttcgcactgacaacttcaacgagagctcttctctttcacatatatacaccactgttgtataatgtgtgcacgcatcatgagtgcgcgtGTTTATTCTTTTTCACCTCtagcactgaatcgcaccaaagtgctatagCAGAGCAgtcaaattctctgaggtggacgcACATATGAATACCGGTTTGCGCAGAAGAAAcgtggggcacgcaaaatcagcaaaaaacaatttatcgttgaattctcgtttttctttgcaagattttcATAGGAAGACCAGATCTACTTTCTACTAcacgccagtgatcacttgggtgtatttaggcgagagcacgtgagagcgattcatgcgaagagaatgtggttctctcgcaccagcttcttgcaatacaagcacacactcaaagtctGCGCTTTTCTTTTTGTGTGGAGTCCACCAAATGCATCCGCAGTGTAGGAATGAAACTTATGCACTGGTGTtcgctctagtgaaatgccagcaCTGCTTTATGGACGTGTTCCTGTATTTTATCTATTTCTGTACTTTCTACATCTGTTCCTAAGCTCTCTctacttgttcctgtactttttgTACTAGCTCCTGTCCTTCATGTACCTGTTTCTGTACATTTCGCACTTGTTTTTGTACTTTGTGTGTTTTCTGTacctgttcctgtactttctgtatctGTTCTTGTACTTCCTAGCCTTGTTACTGTATTTGTTCCTGCACTTTCTGCACTTGCtgctgtactttctgcacttgctCCTATACTTTctacatttgtttttttttctgttacttacctaacagctatagtactggggtgtcctttgctgtatcaagcatacgtctccacataactcggtccatggctgctcgtcgccaaccacttaaggcacggatgcttctgagatcacccttcaCTTGATCGATTCACCTTGCTCGTTGCGCtcatcttcttcttgtaccagtcggattagattcaagaaccattttcacagtgctgtcgtccgacatccttatgacatgcccagcccatctttgacatccgattttagctgtccgtacgatgggtggttctcctagcagcagtcgcaattcgtgattcatacgccgtctccacgttccgtcttccatctgcactccgccatagatggtcctcagtacctttctttcgaaaacaatgagggcgcgttggtcctctgccatcATAGTCCagggccatagagaacaaccggtctaatgagctatttgtagatggtcaatttcgtgcggtgatgtgcttttctcgatcgaagagtttttctgagtccaaagtacgcacgattccctgccaaaatacgtctatgaatttctctgctggtgtcattatcggcggtcaccagtgagcccaaatacacgaactcgtcaaccacctcgatatcgtcaccgtctatcaatattcgtggtgggaggcgcagTGTtttttctctagagcctcttcctctcatgtattttgtttttgatgcatttatgaccagtccgatacgcctagcttcagctttccgtccgatgtaggtttccgtcatcttctcaaggttacgtgtcacaatatcaatatcgtcagcgaagccaaaaagttgtacgaactttcggaagatcgtgccactcgtgtcgatcctcgctcttcgaatcacaccttccaaggcaagatacaagaaagttcatcaccttgacgtagccctctccgagattcaaagggactcgagagcgtcccagatactcagaCGTAggacatcactctatccatcgttgctttgaccaatcgcgtcaatttatccgggaaaccgtattcgtgcattggGTGCGTTGTATTcatgacacttctggagtacttgtcttatcgcgaatatgtgatccgtagtggtgcgggctccagtaaatcccgcttggtacggccctacgaattccttagctattggcgctagacgacggcaaaggatttgagagagtaccttgtaggcggtgagggaggctaagaaccacattggggcctgaattgcgcattgtccggTCGTTCACCAACCAgtactttctgtacttgttccttttcTTTCTGTTCTTGGTTCAGATCTTTTTGTACTTGTTTCTGTATTTCCGTATCTTCCGCACTTGTTCTTGTAATTTCTGTATCTATTCCTGTACTTTCTTTACCTGTTTCTgcactttctgcacttgttcctgtattTACTTAACACAGTCTCGTACTTCCTGCGCTTGTTGCCTTCTTTTCTTGTTCCTTTTCTTTCTGCTCTTGGTTCTATACTGTTTGTGCTTGTTTCTGTGCATCCTTTACCTTCTGCACGTGTTCGTGTGCTTTTTGTCCTACTGTACCTGTTCCTATATTTTCTGTACCTATTTCTGCATTTTCTGTACCTGCTCCTGCACTTTCTGTACTTCTTACTTTCTGTGCTTGTCCCTGTTATTTCTGCTCTTGTTtatgtacttttgtacttgtaTTCTGTCATAAAATGAAAACAGGTgcccactttcggttccggaattatagggtgatatgtgcaacaaTAAtggaaataagtgcacttatttttctcagagacggcagaaccgattcttacaaacttatggcgttttcgtttttaatttgcactacaccggtgcagtgctacactgaggcatgaataaacgaacaaaaatgacgaaaacataaacagtaaccattgactacaataaacgattccattgcacagagctacaccaaacttttgatgagtgctacaccagtggtatcggtgctgaaaaagtgtagcactggtgtagtgcaattggtaaaaacgaacggtttaggtgcaactttcgctacaccggtgtagtgcaatttaaaaacgaaaacgacattagattcaaatgaaagccatAATTATCCCATACTAAGATCCTGAATAttttttcgatccgacttccggctccagaattacagggtgattagtggaaAAActcctatttcaaattacttcctcaattttctcagacaatcctttttgtttttcaagaatcaaagaaaatccaCACATTtataaagactgtaccagaaagtatggacgcactttgctttcgctgtaaataattcacaagtgttagatattcaaatttaattcgatatactgataatattaaactacaacaacagaatattattctcaacatttgctacttagccattgtggactagctggcgcaccttcttgcgaacgttcttcattaaattccgtacagacttcttggcgacaaattttgacacttttttccaatctttttcgaactgttgaatggtttcggatgccgagacatgtttcctacgatgtgccttcgttaatgccctaaATTCCTtatttggtcgaagttgtgggcaatttggtgcatTCATGTatattgggacgaaagtgacatttttggtagtataccattctaccgttgatttcgagtagtgacacgaagcaagatctggccagaagacaacaggacccttgtggcttcgaatcatgggtagaagtcgtttttgtgaacattccttgatgtatatttcgctgttcattgaagcagtggtgatgaagggtttcaaaatcttaccgcagctacaaattgcttgccagaccatagctttcttaccaaatttttcgacttcaatcgatgtctcggactggtttaacacttgcccttctcgcaccgtataatattgtggtcccgcaaggatttgtaatcgagtttcacgtaggtttcgtggtccatgattatgcagttcaaatttccagcaagaatcgtattgtacagctttcgaaccctcggcctgatcgatgcttcttgtttcggactacatgttggttgtttctgcttcttataggttcgaaaattcaaacgttctttagcacgaagaacatttgacttcgaagtgcccaattttttggccacatcccgaactgaaacctccttttttgctcgaacgccttcagtatacgtttatccaactgatggttagcaggacctttttttcgacccgttttcggtttatcctcaatggtgttatcctcaccgaacttcctgattgcatttcgcacggctttgtcacttactccttccatttttgctatctttctcagtgacagtccgcgttctgtgcaccatttgtacacaaattttcgacgttgttctgctgaaagtccacgcattttgaaacaaactaatgaaaacgaataaacaactgcacaagtggttagataagagtgtaaacaacaggacgcagccataaaaattgacagattctgaaccattgcgaaatggcagcggtttttggttgcgtccatactttctgggacagtctttatatgagaataagtgagatatgagaaaggaaccattacaccaataggtgaattaaaacagattACAGGTATCCGAAATTGATTCGAAAAATAGATCTTCGAATAGACACGAATGTGAAACActccattttttcaatttttgtccCACTTGGTGCTGTGCTGTGAGTCGGTTGCGAATTAACTCCACTGGTCCGTGCCAAATGCTGATGGCTGTACGGCGAAGgtgaaggttttttttccatACCTTTTTAAAGTCCGGTTGGCTGGTTTACTCATCACTTGGCAGGAATTATAATGCGCATCACAGCGTAACCTAAACGAGCCCATAAATTAGTGCTAGCATGATTCTCATGAAAACGAGCCTTAAAAACGAATTGAGCAAGAACGAAAATTACCTTGTCTCTCaacttatttttttcttcttctctagataattgtgtgaattgtatAGCCGCGAGAATAGTTGTTCTATTTATCATATGATTATCTTTTTTTCGGCGCAGCTACCTGATCCAGCAGCTGGTCACCAGATTCGGCTTGCAACGCATTTTGGCCAACGAAGAACGCATTCAATTTAACGCCGATCGGCAAGGGGACGAACAGAGCCGCCATCTTCACTATCAGCACTTCTACGGTCCCGACATGCAAATCGGACAAGCAACCAATAAACCCACAACCCATGAAGGTTACACCTACGACCTtcccaaacaacaacaacaacagcaacaacagcaacagctgCATTATCAACCGAATGCCATTACGGCTAGGTACGATCAGAAGTCGCCATCATCGCTGGTGCCCCAACCCATCTTCATCCCGAAACCGCAACATTCGTTTAATTACAACACTTACGTGCGACCTCCGGTGGTCCATAAAGTCGAAACCACGGCCACATTCAGCGGGTATTTCTATCCTCGTCCCGCCACTCAGTACAGTCCGGCCGAGTGGTTGAAAAGGTTCGCCCGTGATCTCAGCGATAAACGGGTGGCGGACAAACTCACCCGGCTCCATcagcaccagcagcagcagatcAATCCTAATGAACTGATCCCAACACCATTCCGACTACCGACGGAACTGGAAATAAAACCATCGCCGTTCCGGGCGCCATCGTTCGGACTGTTGATGAACGAAACCTCCTATCGAGACAGTTTGGTTCGATCCCGCCAGAAGCGACAGTCCACGGACGGACGGATTCAACTCTGCCAGACGCGGGAAATGTTCGTTACGCCTCAGGCAGCGCTGAACACAAAAGGTGAGTTCCGCAAATGATGTACATATCTTCGGTGGATCTTTCGCACCAAAGTGGAAgcgttttttttcttaatttttttttttttttggtttcgcaAATTGCATGCACCAGTGCGTATCATTGACGGGGCTATTTTCAATTTACTCTTTCAGGCAACTGGATGTACATCGTCAATCATGACGATTCGCGACAGCTGGTCAAGGCGGAAATTTGTTCGTAAGTATTACCGGGTGACGTTGACGTTGCTATCTGAACCTCTGTACTTTTTACGCCTGTCTGCTCGTTGAACCATCTCAATCTATgtcattcaaaaatttgcaatttaatCAGTCCAATATAAGTGACGGACAATCTATAACGTTCTAAAGTTACACGGTggattggtttttttttcaagcggaTGTAGATTAAAAGATAATCTGAATGAGGAAAACTTTTTAGTGAAGACTGAAAtcctgaaaaaaaattccactcGTAAACATAAAGCGAGAAGCAAAACAATATAactgaagagaaaaaaaaaacaatttcaatcCGTTTGCGCACTTAAGTAATTGAATTAACTTTGGTTTTGACAAAACAATTACCAGGTATACCGATAAAAAGTGAgggtttttttgtttaaataaaatactaattttgaattagaaaaaaaaatattcaaagtatTAACCATTGCTTTCTAGGCATCTCgaccagctttttggcaatttaTTGATACCACGCCAATacaaatgtgcgtcttttgaaGCAAACCAATCAGACATCTTATTTTCGACTTTTTCGTTGCAATCGAATAGCTGCTCAACCAATGCGTGGctcatcgatgaaaacaaatggtagtcggAAGGGGCCAACTCTGGTTAATACCGCGAGTGAGGTAACATCTTCCCCAGTCAAGTGATTTGATTGTTTCCTCAACCGGTGTTTTACTTTGTGTGCAGGAGCACAGTCGTGGAACGAAAATATATTGCCGTATTTTTTGGCTCATTCTGATCGATTTTTGATCAACTCATGGCTCAAATTGATTGTTTGTTGTAGCGATTAGCAGTGTTGAGAAAAACTCATTGCAGAAAAGTTCTGCACTGATTTTTTGCaacgattctcactgaaactgatttcccATTGCCAAAAATCAGttatgaaaagttcactagcgaacatccCGCTCGACGGTAATTTAGAAAACAAACATTGAACAGATTTGATATTATTCTCGAACAGAAAATTTCTGGGAAATgcattttcatagccgttatatCTCGACCCTTTGCCGAATATATGATGAATAAAcatca comes from Malaya genurostris strain Urasoe2022 chromosome 3, Malgen_1.1, whole genome shotgun sequence and encodes:
- the LOC131435338 gene encoding protein spaetzle 5; protein product: MTSSCSFAAALICVIHLVAASAPPPPPQQKKCGLYGQAPCTFVPAPPGMTPKCASPGRTYCEHNSDYPTYLIQQLVTRFGLQRILANEERIQFNADRQGDEQSRHLHYQHFYGPDMQIGQATNKPTTHEGYTYDLPKQQQQQQQQQQLHYQPNAITARYDQKSPSSLVPQPIFIPKPQHSFNYNTYVRPPVVHKVETTATFSGYFYPRPATQYSPAEWLKRFARDLSDKRVADKLTRLHQHQQQQINPNELIPTPFRLPTELEIKPSPFRAPSFGLLMNETSYRDSLVRSRQKRQSTDGRIQLCQTREMFVTPQAALNTKGNWMYIVNHDDSRQLVKAEICSSTECSNLCNLPNGYNSRCEQKFSQKRLLTLDSDGQSLYVDTYWFPSCCVCTLAENN